One stretch of Thalassophryne amazonica chromosome 19, fThaAma1.1, whole genome shotgun sequence DNA includes these proteins:
- the LOC117531912 gene encoding psychosine receptor-like, protein MFPLTTGSCFGYPDVLFMKKLKQQKCVHPNSTSAMENLSLAANHSECFAADSAGRQRSFLFFYLGIIITSIPSNAFALYVSWKHIRQKNELGVYLFNLALSDLTFTMGLSLWMEFLWRGIWVHGGFVCLLSIYILFTNFYTSDALLCCIAFDRYLAVVHPFKFTSLRKVSTAAAVSVTIWMLVICFNAATITWEDAYYENDKVVSCFDMLLPLSEKSARANIVRFLLGFLGPVLLMIYSTWRIRKAVTSNQATDDEERKRNAKLLGVALLCVVLCFGPVHIIMFLRTFLEDCRAITSLLYPYKISIAMSNFNCLVDPLLYCFITRAGKAKVNQVVLYCQRKKRSNDQSAE, encoded by the exons ATGTTTCCACTAACCACTGGGTCTTGCTTTGGATATCCAGATGTGCTGTTCATGAAAAAGCTGAAACAGCAGAA GTGTGTGCATCCAAACTCTAcatctgcaatggaaaatttAAGCCTGGCTGCCAATCATTCAGAATGTTTCGCAGCCGACAGCGCGGGGAGACAGAGGTCGTTTCTGTTTTTCTACCTGGGTATCATCATCACCTCCATACCGTCCAACGCCTTTGCCCTTTACGTATCCTGGAAGCACATCAGACAGAAGAACGAGCTGGGCGTCTATCTATTCAACCTGGCGCTGAGCGACCTGACCTTCACAATGGGTCTTTCTCTGTGGATGGAATTCCTCTGGCGAGGCATTTGGGTCCATGGGGGTTTTGTATGTCTGCTTTCCATCTACatcctcttcactaacttctaCACCAGTGATGCCCTGCTCTGCTGCATTGCCTTTGACCGCTACCTGGCAGTGGTTCATCCTTTTAAATTCACATCCTTGAGGAAAGTCAGCACTGCGGCGGCGGTCAGTGTCACCATTTGGATGTTGGTAATCTGTTTCAATGCCGCCACCATCACCTGGGAGGACGCCTACTACGAAAACGATAAGGTGGTGTCATGTTTTGATATGTTGCTTCCGCTGTCTGAGAAATCAGCTCGGGCTAACATAGTCCGATTCCTCCTGGGGTTCCTCGGTCCGGTTCTCTTGATGATATACTCCACCTGGAGGATCCGTAAAGCTGTGACATCCAACCAAGCGACAGATGATGAGGAGCGTAAGCGTAACGCAAAGCTCCTAGGAGTGGCACTTCTCTGCGTTGTGCTCTGCTTCGGCCCGGTCCACATCATCATGTTTCTTCGCACGTTTTTGGAAGACTGCAGGGCGATTACGAGTCTCCTCTACCCCTACAAGATCAGCATCGCCATGTCAAACTTCAACTGCCTTGTGGATCCGCTGCTTTACTGCTTCATAACTCGAGCTGGCAAAGCAAAAGTCAATCAGGTGGTCCTCTACTGCCAGAGAAAGAAGAGAAGCAACGATCAAAGTGCGGAATAG